The following proteins come from a genomic window of Geothrix edaphica:
- the kdpA gene encoding potassium-transporting ATPase subunit KdpA, producing MSHAWIQNLLYIALLLGLAFPLGRFMAKVLEGERTFLHPVLGHLERGLYQLMGVHPEDDMGWKAYAWSITLIKLLGLAAVFLLMKTQANLPLNPEHQSNVATGLSLNTAVSFITNTNWQAYGGETTLSYLTQMLGLAVQNFISAATGIAVLVALVRGIMRRSATGLGNAWVDLVRSTLYILLPLSFVFALFLVSQGVIQNLSAYIHTAGGQVLAMGPAASQVAIKMLGTNGGGFFGANGAHPFENSSPLSNFAQMVSILLIPAALCVTFGHMVKDRRQGWALLAAMTVIFIGALVVCTQAEVKGNPALTRLGANQVASQMAGAEQPGGNMEGKELRFGPGPSALWATATTAASNGSVNAMHDSFTPLGGLVPVWLIQLGEVVFGGVGSGLYGMLMFALVGVFIGGLMVGRTPEYLGKKVEAFEMKMASIAILLPCAAVLIGTAISVLVPAAVGSVSNPGPHGFSQILYAWSSASNNNGSAFGGLNANTPFYNYGLALAMLLGRFGVIWPVLALSGSLVKKKYTPEGLGTLPTHTPLFIGVLVGVVLLVGALTFIPALALGPIAEHLTLRSLR from the coding sequence ATGAGCCACGCCTGGATCCAGAACCTGCTCTACATCGCGCTACTGCTGGGCTTGGCCTTTCCCCTCGGGCGCTTCATGGCCAAGGTTCTGGAGGGCGAACGCACCTTCCTGCACCCCGTCCTCGGCCATCTGGAGCGCGGCCTCTACCAGCTCATGGGCGTCCATCCCGAGGATGACATGGGCTGGAAGGCCTACGCCTGGTCCATCACCCTCATCAAACTCCTCGGCCTGGCGGCGGTGTTCCTCTTGATGAAGACGCAGGCGAATCTGCCCCTCAACCCCGAGCACCAGAGCAACGTGGCGACGGGCCTTTCGCTCAACACGGCCGTGAGCTTCATCACCAACACCAACTGGCAGGCCTACGGCGGCGAAACGACGCTGAGCTACCTCACCCAGATGCTCGGCCTCGCGGTGCAGAACTTCATCTCGGCGGCCACGGGCATCGCGGTGCTGGTGGCCCTCGTGCGCGGCATCATGCGCCGCAGCGCCACGGGCCTGGGCAACGCCTGGGTAGATCTTGTGCGCAGCACCCTTTACATCCTCCTACCCCTGTCCTTCGTCTTCGCCCTCTTCCTCGTGTCCCAGGGTGTCATTCAGAACCTGTCGGCCTACATCCACACGGCGGGCGGACAAGTGCTCGCCATGGGACCAGCGGCCTCCCAGGTCGCCATCAAGATGCTCGGTACCAACGGTGGCGGCTTTTTCGGGGCGAACGGTGCCCATCCCTTCGAAAACAGCTCGCCGCTCTCGAATTTCGCACAGATGGTGAGCATTCTCCTCATCCCCGCAGCCCTTTGCGTGACCTTCGGTCACATGGTGAAGGACCGCCGCCAGGGCTGGGCGTTGTTGGCCGCCATGACGGTGATATTCATCGGGGCCCTGGTCGTTTGCACTCAGGCAGAGGTGAAGGGTAACCCGGCCCTCACGCGTCTGGGCGCGAACCAGGTGGCCAGCCAGATGGCCGGCGCCGAGCAGCCCGGCGGGAACATGGAGGGCAAGGAACTGCGCTTCGGCCCCGGTCCCTCGGCCCTCTGGGCCACAGCCACCACGGCGGCCTCCAACGGCTCGGTGAACGCCATGCATGATTCCTTCACGCCTCTGGGCGGCCTGGTGCCCGTATGGCTCATACAGCTGGGCGAGGTGGTCTTCGGCGGTGTGGGCTCGGGTCTCTACGGCATGCTGATGTTCGCATTGGTGGGCGTCTTCATCGGCGGCCTCATGGTGGGCCGCACGCCGGAATACCTGGGCAAGAAGGTGGAAGCCTTCGAGATGAAGATGGCCTCCATCGCCATCCTCCTGCCCTGCGCCGCCGTGTTGATCGGGACGGCCATCTCCGTACTCGTTCCAGCGGCGGTGGGCTCCGTGAGCAATCCCGGGCCCCACGGTTTCAGCCAGATCCTCTACGCCTGGAGCAGTGCCTCCAACAACAACGGCAGTGCCTTCGGCGGCCTCAATGCCAATACACCCTTCTACAACTATGGCCTGGCCCTGGCCATGCTCCTGGGTCGCTTCGGCGTGATCTGGCCCGTGCTGGCCCTCTCCGGCTCCCTCGTGAAGAAGAAATACACTCCCGAGGGCCTCGGCACCCTGCCCACGCACACACCGCTCTTCATCGGCGTGCTCGTGGGCGTCGTGCTCCTGGTGGGCGCACTCACGTTCATTCCCGCCCTGGCCCTCGGCCCCATCGCCGAGCACCTGACTTTGAGGAGCCTTCGATGA
- the kdpF gene encoding K(+)-transporting ATPase subunit F, with the protein MLALGLLGYLSFALLQPEKFQ; encoded by the coding sequence ATGCTGGCTCTGGGTCTCCTGGGTTACCTCTCCTTCGCTCTGCTGCAGCCGGAGAAGTTTCAATGA
- a CDS encoding succinate dehydrogenase/fumarate reductase iron-sulfur subunit, with protein MSKHLNLTLHVWRQKNAKCDGKFVEYPAENISPDMSFLEMLDIVNEGLIRKGEEPITFDHDCREGICGTCSMVINGRPHGPRERTTTCQLHMRSFKDGDSVTIEPWRAEAFPVIKDLMVDRGAFDRIIAAGGFISVPSGSPQDANAMPIPKEKAELSMDAAACIGCGACVAACPNASAMLFLSAKVTHLGLLPQGQPERYIRVRDMVAQMDAEQFGTCTNHGECEAACPKGIKMENIARMNRDFIKASLTYRPASTSGGGAG; from the coding sequence ATGTCCAAGCACCTCAATCTCACCCTTCACGTGTGGCGGCAGAAGAACGCCAAGTGCGACGGCAAGTTCGTCGAGTACCCCGCCGAGAACATCAGCCCTGACATGTCCTTCCTGGAGATGCTCGACATCGTGAACGAGGGCCTCATCCGCAAGGGGGAGGAGCCCATCACCTTCGACCACGACTGCCGTGAAGGCATCTGCGGCACCTGCAGCATGGTGATCAATGGGCGCCCCCATGGCCCCCGCGAGCGCACCACCACCTGCCAGCTGCACATGCGCAGCTTCAAGGACGGCGACAGCGTCACCATCGAGCCCTGGCGCGCCGAGGCCTTCCCGGTCATCAAGGACCTGATGGTGGACCGGGGCGCCTTCGATCGCATCATCGCCGCCGGCGGCTTCATCAGCGTGCCCAGCGGCTCGCCCCAGGATGCCAACGCCATGCCGATCCCCAAGGAGAAGGCTGAGCTCTCCATGGATGCCGCCGCCTGCATCGGGTGCGGCGCCTGCGTGGCCGCCTGCCCCAATGCCAGCGCCATGCTGTTCCTGTCCGCCAAGGTCACCCACCTGGGCCTGCTGCCCCAAGGCCAGCCCGAGCGCTACATCCGCGTCCGCGACATGGTCGCTCAGATGGACGCCGAGCAGTTCGGCACCTGCACCAACCACGGCGAGTGCGAAGCCGCCTGCCCCAAGGGCATCAAGATGGAGAACATCGCGCGCATGAACCGCGACTTCATCAAGGCCAGCCTCACCTACCGTCCCGCCAGCACCAGCGGCGGCGGCGCGGGCTGA
- a CDS encoding fumarate reductase/succinate dehydrogenase flavoprotein subunit, with product MELNARIPDGPIDKKWEKHRFDLKLVNPANKRKYKVLVVGSGLAGGAAAASLAELGYEVECFCYQDSPRRAHSIAAQGGINAAKNYQNDGDSVYRLFYDTVKGGDFRAREANVHRLAEVSNNIIDQCVGQGVPFAREYGGLLDNRSFGGAQVSRTFYARGQTGQQLLIGAYQALERQIGLGKVKMFPRHEMLEVIVVDGVAKGIVTRDMVTGEIESHVADAVCLATGGYGNVFYLSTNAKGCNGTAVWRAYKKGAAFANPCFTQIHPTCIPVTGDHQSKLTLMSESLRNDGRIWVPKRKEDCGKPASEIPEEDRDYYLERKYPSYGNLAPRDVSSRAAKQVCDEGRGVGPTRLGVYLDFSDAIKRLGAAKIEEKYGNLFEMYERITDENPYKTPMRIFPASHYTMGGLWVDYNLMSTIPGLFVLGEANFSDHGANRLGASALMQGLADGYFVIPYTIGGYLAGIKPGTRIKADDPAVKSAEQTVSDRMTKLMSIGGKETPDHFHRELGKVMWEMCGMGRNEAGLKKALELIPKIREEFWTNLRIPGSGNDLNQSLETAGRVADFLEIGELMCLDALERRESCGGHFREEWQTAEGEALRDDENFAHVAAWEYKGEGQAPVRHTEQLTFENVHLATRSYK from the coding sequence ATGGAACTCAATGCCCGAATCCCAGACGGCCCGATCGACAAGAAGTGGGAAAAGCACCGCTTTGATCTCAAGCTCGTGAATCCGGCCAACAAGCGCAAGTACAAGGTGCTCGTGGTGGGCTCCGGCCTCGCCGGCGGCGCCGCCGCCGCCTCCCTCGCCGAGCTCGGCTACGAGGTCGAGTGCTTCTGCTACCAGGACAGCCCCCGCCGGGCCCACTCCATCGCGGCCCAGGGCGGCATCAATGCCGCCAAGAACTACCAGAATGACGGTGACAGCGTCTACCGCCTCTTCTACGACACGGTCAAGGGAGGCGACTTCCGCGCCCGCGAAGCCAACGTGCACCGCCTGGCCGAAGTCAGCAACAACATCATCGACCAGTGCGTGGGCCAGGGCGTGCCCTTCGCCCGGGAATACGGCGGACTGCTGGACAACCGCTCCTTCGGCGGCGCCCAGGTGAGCCGCACCTTCTACGCCCGCGGGCAGACCGGCCAGCAGCTGCTCATCGGCGCCTACCAGGCTCTGGAGCGCCAGATTGGCCTCGGCAAGGTGAAAATGTTCCCCCGCCACGAGATGCTGGAAGTGATCGTCGTGGACGGTGTGGCCAAGGGCATCGTGACCCGGGACATGGTGACCGGCGAGATCGAGTCCCATGTGGCCGACGCGGTCTGCCTGGCCACGGGCGGGTACGGCAACGTCTTCTACCTCTCCACCAACGCCAAGGGCTGCAACGGCACCGCGGTCTGGCGCGCCTACAAGAAGGGGGCCGCCTTCGCGAACCCCTGCTTCACGCAGATCCACCCCACCTGCATTCCCGTCACCGGCGACCACCAGAGCAAGCTCACGCTCATGTCCGAGTCGCTGCGCAACGACGGCCGCATCTGGGTGCCCAAGCGCAAGGAGGACTGCGGCAAGCCCGCCTCCGAGATCCCCGAGGAGGATCGCGACTACTACCTGGAGCGCAAGTATCCCTCGTACGGCAACCTGGCCCCCCGCGACGTCTCCAGCCGAGCGGCCAAGCAGGTCTGCGACGAGGGCCGCGGCGTCGGTCCCACCCGGCTCGGCGTCTACCTCGACTTCAGCGATGCCATCAAGCGCCTGGGCGCCGCCAAGATCGAGGAGAAGTACGGCAACCTCTTCGAGATGTATGAGCGCATCACCGACGAGAATCCCTACAAGACGCCCATGCGCATCTTCCCTGCCAGCCACTACACCATGGGCGGCCTGTGGGTGGACTACAACCTCATGAGCACCATCCCCGGCCTCTTCGTGCTCGGCGAAGCCAACTTCTCCGACCACGGCGCCAACCGCCTGGGCGCCTCGGCGCTCATGCAGGGCCTGGCCGACGGCTACTTCGTGATCCCCTACACCATCGGCGGCTACCTGGCCGGCATCAAGCCCGGCACCCGCATCAAGGCCGATGATCCGGCCGTGAAGTCCGCAGAACAGACCGTTTCGGACCGCATGACCAAGCTCATGTCCATCGGCGGGAAGGAGACCCCGGACCACTTCCACCGCGAGCTGGGCAAGGTCATGTGGGAGATGTGCGGCATGGGTCGAAACGAGGCCGGGCTCAAGAAGGCCCTGGAACTGATCCCGAAGATCCGCGAGGAGTTCTGGACGAACCTCCGCATCCCCGGCAGCGGCAACGACCTGAACCAGTCCCTCGAGACGGCCGGCCGCGTGGCCGACTTCCTGGAAATCGGTGAGCTGATGTGCCTGGATGCCCTCGAACGCCGCGAGTCCTGCGGCGGCCACTTCCGCGAGGAATGGCAGACCGCGGAGGGCGAGGCCCTGCGTGACGATGAGAACTTCGCCCACGTGGCCGCGTGGGAATACAAGGGCGAAGGGCAGGCTCCGGTGCGCCACACCGAGCAGCTCACCTTCGAGAACGTCCACCTCGCGACCCGCAGCTACAAGTGA
- a CDS encoding APC family permease, with translation MPNYRTLLLGRRLASEESHETKISNPIALAVFSSDALSSVAYATQEIMAPLTAAVAIYGAGVLGWSWWVALGIVGLLLVLNVSYRQTIHAYPSGGGAYLVAKDNLGEVAAQTAGASLLIDYILTVAVSVSAGVSAIVSAFPGFEAHRIFLAEGLIAFIALMNLRGVKESGTVFSIPTYGFVICIMGLLLKGFWNVATGQAVVVHTAAVHMEGTTKLAALWLLARAYSAGCTALTGVEAISNGVTAFKEPVSKNASKTMTSMVIILGLMFLGITYLANHYGLTYHPDASETLLSQLTRAVLGGAEHGFAKLVYLTTTGFTMAILVLAANTAYADFPRLAALHARDGFLPRQFTSQGDRLVFSNGIFILSLAAGFLVLLFGAKEDHLLPLYAVGVFLGFTISQAGMVRRWFRLKGRGWQVKALINGLGAVTTLVVMLVIAVTRFAHGAWIVIVLVPLMVMTFFNIHRHYIRIKSILAASRVDFIGPRRNRVVVLVSGIHAGVVQSLNYAKVIAEHGEVEALTVDFTDEHGRDSAMLDKLRSDWPRYSEGIPLRAIRSPYRKVVEPIVNELERMRQAEPEYTITVILPEFVTGHWWANLLHNQTAMRIKGTLLLMPKIIVISIPYHVEPLVE, from the coding sequence ATGCCCAATTACAGAACGCTGCTCCTGGGCCGCCGCCTCGCCAGCGAAGAAAGCCACGAGACCAAGATCAGCAACCCCATCGCCCTGGCGGTGTTCAGTTCGGATGCGCTGTCGTCGGTCGCGTACGCCACCCAGGAGATCATGGCGCCCCTCACGGCGGCCGTGGCCATCTACGGCGCGGGCGTGCTTGGCTGGTCGTGGTGGGTGGCCCTGGGCATCGTGGGCCTGCTGCTGGTCCTCAACGTGAGCTACCGACAGACCATCCACGCCTACCCCAGCGGTGGCGGCGCCTATCTGGTGGCCAAGGACAACCTGGGCGAGGTCGCTGCCCAGACCGCCGGGGCCTCCCTGCTGATCGACTACATCCTGACCGTGGCTGTGTCCGTCTCAGCGGGAGTCTCGGCCATCGTTTCGGCCTTCCCGGGATTTGAGGCCCATCGCATCTTCCTCGCCGAGGGCCTCATCGCATTCATCGCCCTGATGAACCTGCGGGGCGTGAAGGAGAGCGGGACGGTCTTCTCCATCCCCACCTACGGCTTCGTGATCTGCATCATGGGCCTCCTGCTCAAGGGTTTCTGGAATGTGGCCACGGGCCAGGCCGTGGTCGTGCACACCGCTGCGGTCCACATGGAAGGCACCACCAAGCTGGCCGCCCTCTGGCTGCTGGCGCGGGCCTACAGCGCGGGCTGCACGGCCCTCACGGGCGTGGAAGCCATCAGCAATGGTGTGACGGCCTTCAAGGAGCCCGTGTCAAAGAACGCGTCCAAGACCATGACCTCGATGGTGATCATCCTGGGTCTGATGTTCCTCGGCATCACGTACCTGGCCAATCACTACGGCCTCACCTACCACCCGGATGCCTCGGAAACCCTGCTTTCCCAGCTCACCCGGGCCGTTCTGGGCGGCGCCGAACACGGCTTTGCGAAGCTGGTCTACCTCACCACCACCGGCTTCACCATGGCCATCCTGGTCCTGGCGGCGAACACGGCCTATGCGGACTTTCCCCGCCTGGCGGCGCTCCATGCCCGGGACGGGTTCCTGCCCCGCCAGTTCACCAGCCAGGGGGATCGCCTGGTCTTCTCCAATGGGATCTTCATCCTGTCGCTGGCGGCCGGGTTCCTGGTGCTGCTCTTCGGCGCGAAGGAAGATCACCTGCTGCCCCTCTATGCCGTGGGAGTCTTCCTCGGCTTCACCATCAGCCAGGCCGGCATGGTCCGCCGCTGGTTCCGTCTCAAGGGCAGGGGCTGGCAGGTGAAGGCGCTGATCAACGGGCTGGGGGCCGTGACCACGCTCGTCGTCATGCTGGTGATCGCCGTGACGCGGTTTGCCCACGGGGCCTGGATCGTGATCGTGCTCGTGCCCCTGATGGTCATGACCTTCTTCAACATCCACCGGCACTACATCCGCATCAAGTCGATCCTTGCTGCGAGCCGCGTGGATTTTATCGGGCCCCGCCGGAACCGGGTGGTCGTGCTGGTGTCCGGCATCCATGCCGGCGTGGTGCAGTCCTTGAACTACGCGAAGGTCATCGCGGAACACGGCGAAGTCGAGGCGCTGACCGTCGACTTCACGGATGAGCACGGCCGGGACAGCGCGATGCTCGACAAACTGCGGTCGGATTGGCCGAGGTACAGCGAGGGGATTCCCCTTCGGGCCATCCGGAGCCCCTACCGGAAGGTGGTCGAGCCCATCGTGAACGAGCTGGAGCGCATGCGGCAGGCGGAGCCGGAATACACCATCACGGTCATCCTTCCCGAGTTCGTCACCGGGCACTGGTGGGCGAACCTGCTGCACAACCAGACCGCCATGAGGATCAAGGGCACGCTGCTCCTCATGCCCAAGATCATCGTGATCTCGATTCCCTACCACGTGGAGCCGCTGGTGGAGTAG
- the tatA gene encoding twin-arginine translocase TatA/TatE family subunit, which produces MGNLGPMEILLIGLALLIFFGPSRLPELGKSLGKGIQEFKKASRELTDSVKEDLTDEKDKK; this is translated from the coding sequence ATGGGAAACCTCGGACCGATGGAGATCCTGCTGATCGGCCTCGCGCTCCTGATCTTCTTCGGGCCGTCCCGGCTCCCGGAACTCGGGAAGAGCCTGGGCAAGGGAATCCAGGAATTCAAGAAGGCCAGCCGCGAGCTGACGGACTCGGTCAAGGAGGATCTGACGGACGAGAAGGACAAGAAATAG